Proteins from one Setaria italica strain Yugu1 chromosome V, Setaria_italica_v2.0, whole genome shotgun sequence genomic window:
- the LOC111257192 gene encoding probable polyamine transporter At3g19553, translating into MTALTMMVLADARHMTVVMSATGFFEAEMSSDSFQLLGMAEMVMIPAIFAHRSKHGTPTFSILCSATGVVILSFMSFQEIIEFLINFLYGLRMLVMFAAFIKLHAKNPDLPRPYRIPVGTAGAAAMCVPPVALITTAGAVLRRRARQEAHVGRVPGARAATT; encoded by the exons ATGACGGCGTTGACGATGATGGTCCTGGCCGACGCGAGGCACATGACGGTGGTGATGAGCGCGACGGGGTTCTTCGAGGCCGAGATGAGTAGCGACTCCTTCCAGCTCCTCGGCATGGCCGAGATGGTCATGATCCCCGCCATCTTCGCCCACAG GTCCAAGCACGGGACACCGACGTTCAGCATCCTGTGCTCGGCGACGGGGGTGGTGATCCTCTCCTTCATGAGCTTCCAGGAGATCATCGAGTTCCTCATCAACTTCCTCTATGGGCTCAGAATGCTCGTCATGTTCGCGGCCTTCATCAAGCTGCACGCCAAGAACCCGGACCTCCCCAGGCCATACCGGATCCCTGTCGGCACCGCGGGGGCTGCCGCCATGTGCGTCCCGCCCGTCGCGCTCATCACCACCGCGGGGGCTGTACTACGGCGTCGAGCACGCCAAGAGGCACACGTGGGTCGAGTTCCTGGTGCCCGTGCCGCCACCACCTGA